In Schaalia sp. JY-X169, the following are encoded in one genomic region:
- a CDS encoding sucrose-specific PTS transporter subunit IIBC, whose product MDHSRVAATVLDAVGGPENISAAAHCATRLRLVLVDNDKIDQKTLDNDPDIKGTFAAGGMFQIIIGPGDVNIVYKNLADKGVREVSKDEAKGVAAEKQNVFSRFIKTIADIFVPMLPALVAGGLMMSLNNIMTAQGLFGPQSLIELWPWLTDYAALIQLVASAAFASLPVLIGFSAVKRFGGNPYLGAAMGAAMVSSELINAYAQVDVAAAGGMEAWQLFGLTVTKVGYQGQVIPMIAVAWLLATIEKWLHKRLKGTTDFLVTPLVTMIVTGFLAFVIVGPFMRIVANGLTEGLLWLYTNGGPVGGFVFGLVYSPIVITGLHQSFPAIELPLIADVASTGGSFVLPIASMANSAQAAAALAIFLLVKNQKIKGLAGAASASAFFGITEPAIFGVNLRIRWAFFCGMIGSAFGSALVSLFDLRSMSLGSAGILGFVAMVPKDIPLFFVAQAVSIGLAFGLAMFWGKTRGKADLVEGVQEAAEDFDKIDEAAAVSALIQGNDMPVGYDATDAAAVATAVLERTEVEAVGTVASPLHGIAMPLDQVPDPGFASGAVGKGIGIYPIEGIVRAPSSGKVVMTFPTGHAVGLKLDNGAELLVHIGIDTVNMKGEGFTVHVERGAQVKAGDPLVSFDRDAIEAAGYSPITPVLVTNHKKFADVEGAVVGPVDFGQQLLVLEDEA is encoded by the coding sequence ATGGACCATAGTCGAGTCGCTGCGACGGTGTTAGACGCCGTCGGCGGCCCAGAGAATATTTCGGCGGCAGCGCACTGCGCCACACGCCTCCGGCTTGTCCTTGTCGACAACGACAAGATCGATCAGAAGACACTGGATAACGACCCCGACATCAAGGGCACCTTTGCCGCCGGGGGTATGTTTCAGATCATCATCGGCCCCGGCGATGTCAATATCGTTTACAAGAACCTCGCTGACAAAGGTGTCCGGGAAGTCTCCAAAGATGAAGCAAAGGGCGTAGCTGCTGAGAAGCAGAACGTCTTCTCACGTTTCATCAAGACTATCGCCGACATTTTCGTGCCGATGCTTCCCGCGCTGGTAGCCGGCGGCCTCATGATGTCCCTCAACAACATCATGACCGCTCAGGGTCTGTTTGGACCCCAATCGCTGATTGAGCTGTGGCCTTGGCTCACCGACTATGCGGCGCTGATCCAGCTGGTTGCCTCCGCGGCGTTCGCCTCCCTGCCCGTACTGATCGGCTTCTCGGCCGTCAAACGTTTTGGTGGCAACCCCTACCTCGGCGCCGCGATGGGCGCCGCCATGGTTTCTTCCGAACTGATCAACGCCTACGCCCAGGTCGATGTGGCCGCTGCTGGAGGCATGGAGGCCTGGCAACTGTTCGGGCTCACCGTCACCAAGGTCGGCTACCAGGGGCAAGTCATCCCAATGATTGCTGTTGCCTGGCTGCTGGCAACCATTGAGAAGTGGTTGCACAAGCGTCTCAAGGGCACCACCGACTTCCTGGTTACCCCGCTGGTTACAATGATCGTCACCGGGTTCCTTGCCTTCGTCATTGTTGGTCCGTTCATGCGCATCGTTGCTAACGGTCTTACCGAGGGTCTCCTGTGGTTGTACACAAACGGCGGTCCAGTTGGCGGCTTCGTCTTCGGGTTGGTTTACTCCCCGATCGTTATCACCGGTCTGCACCAGTCCTTCCCTGCCATCGAGTTGCCGCTCATCGCTGATGTTGCTTCAACGGGCGGCTCGTTCGTTCTGCCGATTGCCTCCATGGCCAACTCCGCTCAGGCAGCCGCTGCACTAGCGATCTTCCTCCTGGTGAAGAATCAGAAGATCAAGGGTCTGGCAGGCGCGGCCTCGGCCTCGGCCTTCTTCGGGATCACCGAGCCAGCCATCTTCGGTGTCAACCTTCGAATCCGCTGGGCCTTCTTCTGCGGCATGATCGGTTCCGCCTTTGGTTCCGCCCTGGTAAGCCTCTTCGACCTGCGCTCGATGTCGCTGGGTTCTGCCGGTATCCTCGGCTTCGTCGCCATGGTGCCAAAAGACATCCCGCTCTTCTTCGTCGCCCAGGCAGTTTCCATCGGTCTGGCATTTGGGTTGGCGATGTTCTGGGGCAAGACCCGAGGCAAGGCCGACCTGGTCGAGGGCGTCCAAGAAGCAGCAGAAGACTTCGACAAGATCGACGAGGCCGCGGCGGTTAGTGCTCTCATTCAAGGTAACGATATGCCGGTTGGTTACGACGCCACAGATGCAGCAGCAGTTGCAACTGCGGTCCTCGAGCGCACTGAGGTTGAGGCCGTCGGAACTGTCGCCTCCCCTCTTCACGGCATCGCAATGCCACTGGATCAGGTGCCGGATCCCGGCTTCGCCAGCGGCGCAGTTGGCAAGGGCATTGGGATCTACCCAATCGAAGGAATCGTCAGAGCCCCGAGTTCCGGCAAGGTTGTCATGACATTCCCAACCGGACACGCAGTCGGCCTGAAGCTCGACAACGGCGCCGAACTGCTGGTCCACATCGGTATCGACACCGTCAACATGAAGGGCGAAGGTTTCACAGTCCACGTGGAGCGCGGCGCTCAGGTCAAAGCCGGAGACCCCTTGGTTTCTTTTGACCGCGACGCGATCGAAGCCGCCGGATACTCCCCGATCACCCCGGTCCTGGTCACCAACCACAAGAAATTTGCTGACGTCGAGGGCGCGGTAGTCGGCCCTGTTGACTTCGGCCAACAACTTCTAGTCCTTGAGGACGAGGCCTAG
- a CDS encoding M81 family metallopeptidase, producing the protein MTKPRIAICGIHIESSTFTPYVSTEADFQVTRGRKLLARYAWMDQSWARQVEWLPVLHARALPGGVVERTAYESWKTEIAAGLAGLAPLDGIFFDIHGAMSVEGMDDAEGDLIQAIRDAVGEEPIVSASMDLHGNVSMDLFEGCDLLTCYRMAPHEDALESRERAARNLVERIISGSGKPAKALVHVPVLLPGEKTSTRIEPAKGLYAMIPPIEARPGILDVAIWIGFAWADQPRCKGAVVVTGDDSEDVAAQASALAQAFWDAREQFEFVAPVGTVQECLEAALTGPRPYFISDSGDNPGAGGADDVTVALAELLKWPPVMEGTLSVTLASILDPDAVTACAVAGVGNTVSTPVGGNIDSRDPGPVEVTGNVRTIFDDPRGGLTAVITTGGLDLIVTSKRNQYAELDQYLALRLDPRDEDVVVVKIGYLEPDLYDAQRGWMMALTPGGVDQDLERLGHAKIDRPMFPFDAFVAAPDLRPVVRLTR; encoded by the coding sequence GTGACTAAACCACGTATCGCCATCTGCGGCATCCACATCGAATCTTCCACCTTCACGCCCTACGTCTCCACAGAAGCCGACTTCCAAGTCACTCGTGGGAGGAAGCTGCTTGCGCGCTACGCATGGATGGATCAGTCCTGGGCCCGCCAAGTTGAGTGGCTGCCTGTCCTGCACGCGCGGGCCCTGCCGGGTGGTGTGGTCGAACGGACAGCGTACGAATCCTGGAAAACTGAGATTGCGGCGGGCCTTGCGGGCTTGGCTCCCCTTGACGGCATCTTTTTCGACATCCACGGCGCAATGAGCGTGGAAGGGATGGACGACGCAGAAGGTGACTTGATCCAAGCAATCCGCGACGCGGTTGGAGAGGAGCCGATAGTCTCAGCCTCAATGGACCTGCACGGCAACGTCTCCATGGATCTCTTTGAGGGCTGTGACCTGCTGACCTGCTACCGCATGGCACCGCACGAGGACGCCCTGGAGTCACGCGAGCGAGCAGCGCGCAACCTGGTAGAGCGCATCATCTCTGGCAGTGGCAAACCCGCGAAGGCCCTGGTGCATGTCCCTGTTCTGCTGCCCGGAGAGAAAACCTCAACCCGCATTGAACCCGCCAAGGGCCTCTATGCAATGATCCCGCCGATCGAGGCCCGCCCCGGCATCCTTGATGTGGCGATCTGGATCGGCTTTGCTTGGGCCGACCAGCCCCGCTGTAAGGGCGCGGTGGTCGTGACGGGCGACGATTCCGAGGACGTGGCGGCACAGGCAAGCGCCCTCGCACAGGCATTCTGGGATGCTCGGGAGCAGTTCGAGTTTGTGGCGCCCGTTGGGACCGTGCAGGAGTGCCTCGAGGCCGCGCTCACTGGTCCGCGCCCCTACTTTATTTCAGACTCTGGCGACAATCCGGGTGCTGGTGGTGCGGATGATGTTACCGTCGCCCTCGCGGAGCTGCTGAAGTGGCCTCCGGTTATGGAGGGGACGCTGAGTGTCACTCTCGCTTCCATCCTTGACCCTGACGCTGTCACGGCTTGCGCGGTAGCCGGTGTGGGAAACACAGTTAGCACTCCGGTTGGCGGCAACATCGATTCGCGGGATCCGGGACCGGTGGAGGTCACAGGTAACGTGCGGACGATCTTCGACGATCCGCGCGGCGGCCTCACCGCCGTGATCACCACGGGCGGCCTCGACCTCATTGTTACCTCGAAGCGCAACCAGTATGCGGAACTAGACCAGTACCTTGCATTGAGGCTTGATCCGCGTGATGAGGACGTGGTGGTTGTGAAGATCGGCTACCTTGAACCGGACCTCTATGATGCGCAACGAGGCTGGATGATGGCGCTCACTCCCGGTGGCGTGGACCAAGACCTAGAGCGGCTGGGACACGCCAAAATCGATCGGCCCATGTTCCCGTTCGACGCATTCGTGGCTGCCCCGGATCTGCGGCCCGTGGTCAGATTGACCAGATAG
- a CDS encoding LacI family DNA-binding transcriptional regulator codes for MRKDQEPNLADVAALAGVSPTTVSRVLNNRGYLSQQTKDKVADAIKELNYRPNEVARALLGSKTNIVGIIVPTVAHPFFGELAAALEHHLAERGYRALLCNSMGRSDRERGYLRQLEGRRVDGLITGAHNALIPEYETTRLPIVMVDRNLAGHIPNVRADNRQGGRLATELLIARGCSRPLLVTSSLGPSNLREAGYREAVAAAGIEPLAVSVKFGTPEPEYSTMLHAGLEDLQGSFDGVFATDDLTACNVANWARSRGLRVPEDLKIIGFDGTSAVRTAAAWLSTVVQPIDAMAQKAVELLVAQIDAEGGTRDDEEPSVFELPVSVVESASTSLASSVATPEVPPSIWSI; via the coding sequence ATGCGTAAAGATCAGGAACCGAATCTCGCTGACGTCGCGGCGCTTGCGGGTGTCTCTCCCACGACTGTCTCTCGGGTCCTCAACAATCGCGGCTACCTGAGCCAGCAGACCAAAGACAAGGTTGCGGACGCAATCAAGGAACTGAACTACCGGCCGAATGAGGTCGCTCGGGCACTGCTGGGGAGCAAGACAAATATCGTTGGCATCATCGTCCCAACTGTCGCACACCCATTTTTTGGAGAGTTGGCGGCCGCCCTCGAACACCATTTGGCCGAACGTGGCTACCGTGCCCTGCTCTGCAACAGTATGGGTAGAAGTGACCGCGAGCGCGGCTATCTGCGCCAGCTTGAGGGACGGCGCGTTGACGGACTGATCACCGGGGCTCACAATGCCTTGATTCCCGAGTATGAGACAACGCGCCTCCCGATCGTCATGGTTGACCGCAACCTTGCCGGACACATCCCTAACGTGCGGGCAGACAATCGTCAGGGAGGCAGGCTCGCAACCGAACTCCTAATTGCCAGGGGGTGTTCGAGGCCGTTGCTGGTGACATCCTCACTTGGCCCCAGCAACCTGCGTGAGGCAGGCTACCGCGAGGCGGTGGCGGCCGCAGGCATAGAGCCGCTCGCCGTTTCCGTAAAGTTCGGCACACCGGAGCCAGAGTATTCCACCATGTTGCACGCCGGTCTTGAGGATCTGCAGGGCAGTTTTGACGGGGTCTTCGCCACTGATGACCTCACCGCCTGCAATGTGGCGAACTGGGCGCGTTCGCGGGGGCTGCGGGTCCCGGAGGACCTGAAGATTATCGGCTTCGACGGCACCAGCGCTGTGCGAACCGCGGCTGCCTGGCTCTCAACCGTTGTTCAACCGATTGATGCCATGGCGCAGAAGGCGGTGGAACTTCTTGTCGCTCAGATCGATGCCGAGGGCGGAACTCGCGACGATGAGGAGCCCAGCGTCTTTGAACTTCCCGTATCCGTCGTAGAGAGTGCATCAACCAGTCTTGCTTCGAGCGTTGCTACTCCTGAGGTGCCGCCCTCTATCTGGTCAATCTGA
- a CDS encoding serine hydrolase domain-containing protein — protein MNSNAPILEPGFEGVLDVFTQLLNDGDEVGASLSVWRDGVPLLEVHGGYAGLGRPWQPDTLAMTYSTGKPIAALAALKAVRDGLLDLDTPVERWWPTFATRGKESTTLRHILSHTAGLPTFSEYALQVDPTDKSALIQDLIDQEPRWQPGAVIAEHAATYGHLIDGALAAVGADDVATATEALAAELGIDLHFGLNPGDQGRIADLTIIDDGFTAEYLERDLGSAALSNPVGVLDPAFTNTAKWRACSFPAIGLYTNAASLARFYDDLGRTDGAVARYLGPEMYREFLTAQATGHDHFLDSPASWSLGLRVDDGEFGMGGIGGSGGWFVPSRNYSMAYVTRGLGTFERVDLLGEAVEDALGTTKRTSTPS, from the coding sequence ATGAACTCCAACGCGCCAATCCTCGAACCGGGATTCGAGGGCGTCCTCGACGTCTTCACCCAACTGCTGAACGACGGTGATGAGGTCGGAGCCAGTCTGAGCGTGTGGCGCGATGGCGTCCCCCTGCTTGAGGTTCACGGTGGATACGCTGGCCTAGGTCGGCCCTGGCAGCCGGACACACTTGCCATGACCTATTCGACTGGCAAGCCGATCGCTGCACTGGCTGCCCTCAAGGCGGTTCGTGATGGTTTGCTCGATTTGGATACGCCGGTGGAGCGATGGTGGCCGACGTTTGCAACGCGCGGCAAAGAATCCACCACATTGCGGCACATACTGAGCCACACCGCTGGTCTACCGACCTTTTCTGAGTATGCTCTCCAGGTAGATCCCACCGACAAGTCTGCACTCATCCAGGATCTCATCGACCAGGAACCACGCTGGCAACCGGGCGCGGTCATTGCAGAGCATGCTGCAACCTACGGTCACCTCATCGACGGCGCCCTTGCAGCGGTGGGAGCCGACGATGTCGCCACCGCAACCGAGGCGTTGGCAGCAGAACTGGGCATCGACCTGCACTTCGGGCTCAATCCCGGTGACCAGGGCCGAATCGCAGATTTAACGATCATTGACGACGGGTTCACTGCCGAGTATTTGGAACGCGACCTCGGAAGTGCTGCCCTCTCCAACCCGGTTGGCGTCCTCGACCCCGCCTTCACAAACACTGCGAAGTGGCGGGCCTGTTCCTTCCCGGCCATTGGGCTCTATACAAACGCCGCCTCACTGGCGCGTTTCTACGATGATCTGGGGCGGACTGACGGGGCGGTGGCCCGCTACCTCGGCCCTGAAATGTACCGGGAGTTCCTCACGGCGCAGGCCACTGGTCACGACCACTTCCTTGACTCACCGGCCTCGTGGTCGCTTGGACTGCGCGTTGACGACGGAGAGTTCGGAATGGGTGGCATCGGCGGCAGTGGAGGTTGGTTCGTCCCCTCACGCAACTACTCCATGGCATACGTGACCCGGGGACTTGGTACGTTCGAACGCGTCGACCTCCTCGGCGAGGCCGTCGAGGACGCCCTCGGAACAACTAAGCGGACTTCAACGCCTTCTTAG
- a CDS encoding copper-translocating P-type ATPase yields the protein MTDSSRHVHEHHGDHDAHAGHGGHAQQFQRLFWIMFVLAVPVVAANGMFADLIGYTLPDMTWIKWVSPILGTVMYFWGGWPFLSGAIDEIKSRKPGMMLLIGLAITVAFLASWGASLHLLDHQLDFWWELALLIVIMLLGHWIEMRSLAQTSSALDSLAALLPDEAERVEGDDVVPVAPADLEVGDVVVVRPGASVPADGKIVDGSASMDESMITGESRTVRRESGDSVVAGTIATDSGLRVEITKIGDDTALAGIQKLVSEAQNSSSRAQRIADRAAGWLFWFALGAAVVTAVVWALLGSPDDAVVRAITVLVIACPHALGLAIPLVVAIATERAASAGVLVKDRLALESMRKVDTVLFDKTGTLTKGEPTVTAIVTVNGMDEDEVLALAAAAEADSEHPLARAITGAAQDLSVPSAADFASSPAVGVKATVDGKTIEVGGPKLLDERGLDQLEIAEEWGDEGAIILHVVSDGKAIGALRLEDEPRPESRDAVEALHTLGLEVVLITGDAQAVADTVAEELGIDRVFAGVRPEDKAAKVKELQDEGRMVAMVGDGVNDAPALAQADVGIAIGAGTEVAIGTAGVILASSDPRSVLSVIDLSNATYSKMKQNLWWAGGYNLISVPLAAGVLAPIGFVLPMSIGALLMSASTVVVALNAQLLRRVDLSPESSTKKALKSA from the coding sequence ATGACAGACAGCTCGAGACATGTTCATGAGCATCACGGCGACCACGATGCTCATGCCGGTCATGGTGGCCATGCCCAGCAGTTCCAGCGCCTCTTCTGGATCATGTTTGTCCTGGCAGTGCCTGTGGTGGCGGCGAACGGAATGTTTGCGGACCTGATCGGCTACACACTGCCTGATATGACCTGGATCAAATGGGTTTCGCCGATCCTGGGTACGGTCATGTACTTCTGGGGTGGCTGGCCTTTCCTGAGTGGGGCCATCGACGAAATCAAGTCACGCAAGCCAGGGATGATGCTCTTGATTGGGCTGGCAATCACCGTGGCATTCCTTGCCTCCTGGGGGGCCAGCCTGCACCTGCTCGACCACCAACTCGACTTCTGGTGGGAGTTAGCCTTACTGATCGTCATCATGTTGCTGGGGCACTGGATTGAGATGCGCTCCCTCGCCCAGACAAGTTCCGCCCTCGACAGCCTTGCCGCGCTCTTGCCAGATGAGGCTGAACGAGTCGAGGGTGATGACGTTGTCCCCGTTGCTCCCGCTGACTTGGAAGTAGGCGACGTTGTGGTGGTTCGCCCCGGCGCCTCAGTCCCCGCCGACGGCAAGATAGTTGACGGTTCCGCCTCAATGGATGAGTCAATGATCACCGGAGAATCGAGAACGGTGCGCCGCGAGAGCGGTGACAGTGTTGTCGCTGGGACAATCGCGACCGATTCAGGTCTGCGCGTTGAGATCACCAAGATTGGTGACGACACCGCACTGGCTGGGATCCAAAAGCTGGTTTCCGAAGCACAAAACTCCTCCTCAAGAGCCCAACGCATTGCAGACCGGGCAGCCGGGTGGCTGTTTTGGTTCGCACTGGGTGCGGCCGTCGTTACCGCTGTGGTATGGGCGCTACTCGGCTCCCCGGATGACGCCGTCGTACGGGCAATCACCGTCCTCGTCATTGCCTGCCCTCATGCCCTTGGCCTTGCCATCCCGCTGGTTGTCGCCATCGCCACCGAACGCGCGGCTAGTGCCGGGGTGCTTGTCAAGGATCGCCTCGCCCTCGAATCAATGCGCAAGGTAGACACAGTCCTTTTCGACAAGACAGGCACCCTGACCAAGGGTGAACCCACAGTTACCGCCATTGTCACTGTGAACGGAATGGATGAGGACGAGGTACTCGCACTTGCCGCAGCTGCCGAAGCTGATAGTGAGCACCCGCTGGCCCGCGCAATAACAGGGGCCGCACAGGACCTGTCGGTTCCCAGTGCCGCTGACTTCGCGTCCTCCCCTGCAGTTGGGGTCAAGGCAACGGTTGACGGTAAGACTATCGAGGTGGGCGGACCGAAACTGCTGGACGAACGCGGCCTCGACCAACTTGAGATCGCCGAGGAATGGGGTGATGAGGGCGCCATCATCCTCCACGTAGTCTCCGACGGCAAGGCCATTGGCGCGCTGCGTCTCGAGGACGAACCACGCCCAGAGTCCCGTGACGCCGTGGAAGCACTGCATACCCTTGGCCTAGAGGTCGTCCTCATCACCGGGGATGCCCAGGCAGTTGCCGATACCGTAGCCGAAGAGCTCGGCATAGACCGCGTGTTCGCCGGCGTCCGACCCGAAGATAAGGCTGCCAAAGTCAAGGAGTTGCAAGACGAAGGGCGCATGGTGGCAATGGTTGGTGACGGCGTCAACGACGCACCGGCGCTCGCCCAGGCGGATGTCGGTATTGCGATCGGCGCTGGAACAGAAGTGGCCATTGGCACCGCTGGCGTCATCCTCGCCAGCTCAGATCCACGCTCTGTCCTCTCCGTCATCGACCTGTCAAACGCCACCTATTCCAAGATGAAACAGAACCTCTGGTGGGCCGGGGGATACAACCTGATCTCCGTGCCACTTGCCGCCGGAGTCCTGGCGCCAATCGGCTTTGTGTTGCCCATGAGTATTGGCGCGCTACTAATGTCGGCCTCAACGGTGGTTGTTGCCCTCAACGCCCAGCTTCTGCGTCGTGTCGATCTGAGCCCTGAGTCTTCAACTAAGAAGGCGTTGAAGTCCGCTTAG
- a CDS encoding DUF3696 domain-containing protein: protein MTEPEKTSSWERDSLVLLAKRSSSPEASITYALTALFRTWKQHTGADINVDALIEPLASNWSDLASRTCGEIDDDARRTAAADISARFEALLDARASLASRAALQSMSSPALNKLIGALAGSAQNAMDPACGLGGTLAAVARQTQCLYGIDTDPYAVAITRMRLLIAGAVDPIIEVENSLTDPPERKFDLVISQPPLNPHLSSAEIAPSLVSQVGPEWRTLDGNATWLALVASLISATGRGIVVVRPASSSYRTQIQTVRRKLAKEGRLEAVITLPPGSELGSDVAPFLWVLSGARDPKKLGADGESRVLMVAASTVDGSEQTRSDAASVVQLIVDWIDEAKEPVAPPWLAALVPSWELEAKGYAPQLHLTNPPIRHQVRPTPPGHLLTELRLHNFKSVGEPLTLPLRPLTLLYGKNSAGKSSLIQSLLLLKQSLLSGAFTAAGDNVDLGSLPGLLHRHDLGEPMNIGISFASNPSIDADAALPDPRRMRSFDVRFTYPHTQDTGMPEALKLGLGDDSFRFDFHAPDFYLPVDAFRRATTLLTTEGALYRSDLVQGTEAAGALADAAQPFAFLADDAFPELLFRPDGITVGTLNPQFRAEIDYRTSGSAYQAWGREAVSATTRLFQALSQESVNLAQRMVYLGPLRRAPERFSHRNANAGIFDMPFFLLENPSEREEVSAALQRLGVPYVLDVVNPIHPKHRDTLGDIASVVLTDTRSGVDVTPADVGFGISQVLPIITELSARTNSVIMVEQPEIHLHPAMQAELADLLIESTNPAGRGNQIIAETHSETLIMRIQRRIKEQLITPEDVLLLYVDQAEGGNASIRELRIDESGEFIDHWPGGFFDEQFNEIFGDL, encoded by the coding sequence GTGACTGAACCAGAGAAAACCTCTTCTTGGGAGCGTGACAGCCTCGTCCTACTTGCGAAGCGCTCAAGCTCCCCGGAAGCATCCATCACCTATGCCCTGACCGCCCTGTTTCGCACCTGGAAGCAGCACACTGGTGCGGACATTAACGTAGATGCCCTCATTGAACCGCTGGCGTCGAACTGGTCCGATCTGGCGTCACGCACCTGCGGTGAGATTGACGACGATGCGCGCCGCACTGCGGCCGCAGACATCTCCGCCCGGTTCGAAGCCCTTCTCGACGCGCGCGCCTCCCTCGCTTCACGAGCAGCTCTGCAGTCCATGTCTTCACCCGCGCTGAACAAGCTCATCGGGGCACTGGCCGGATCCGCCCAAAATGCAATGGATCCAGCTTGCGGACTCGGCGGCACGCTTGCAGCAGTGGCGCGGCAAACCCAGTGTCTCTACGGAATCGACACCGACCCCTACGCAGTCGCCATCACCCGGATGCGTCTCCTTATCGCGGGGGCTGTCGATCCGATCATAGAGGTCGAAAACTCTCTCACCGACCCACCCGAGCGCAAGTTCGACCTGGTCATCTCCCAGCCGCCCCTCAACCCACATCTTTCAAGCGCAGAGATCGCACCCAGCCTGGTCTCACAAGTGGGTCCTGAGTGGCGCACCCTTGATGGGAACGCTACCTGGCTTGCTCTCGTGGCATCGTTGATCTCTGCAACGGGGCGCGGGATCGTGGTTGTTCGGCCCGCCTCTTCTTCCTACCGCACACAGATTCAAACAGTGCGCCGCAAGCTGGCTAAGGAAGGGCGCCTCGAAGCCGTCATCACGCTTCCCCCAGGTTCAGAGCTAGGCAGCGACGTCGCACCTTTCCTGTGGGTACTGTCGGGTGCACGCGATCCCAAGAAACTTGGCGCCGACGGTGAAAGCCGGGTACTGATGGTTGCAGCCAGCACCGTTGATGGATCTGAGCAAACTCGCTCCGATGCGGCCTCGGTAGTGCAACTTATTGTCGACTGGATAGACGAGGCCAAAGAACCGGTTGCACCGCCATGGCTTGCCGCACTTGTCCCCTCATGGGAGTTGGAGGCGAAAGGCTATGCACCGCAACTGCACCTGACGAACCCACCGATTCGTCACCAGGTTCGGCCCACACCCCCGGGCCATCTTCTCACCGAGCTCCGACTCCACAACTTCAAGAGTGTCGGGGAGCCCCTCACGCTTCCCCTGCGTCCCCTCACCCTGCTCTACGGGAAGAACTCCGCAGGCAAGTCGTCCCTGATCCAGTCGCTTCTGCTTCTCAAGCAGTCGCTTCTCAGTGGGGCATTCACGGCAGCCGGTGACAATGTCGACCTCGGCAGCCTGCCCGGCCTGCTGCATCGCCATGATCTTGGCGAACCAATGAACATCGGCATTTCATTTGCCTCCAACCCAAGCATCGATGCTGATGCGGCCCTGCCGGATCCGCGTCGGATGCGCTCCTTTGATGTTCGTTTCACCTATCCCCATACTCAAGACACGGGGATGCCGGAAGCGTTGAAACTTGGTTTGGGCGACGACAGCTTTAGGTTCGATTTCCACGCCCCAGACTTCTACCTCCCCGTTGACGCATTTCGGCGAGCCACCACACTTCTCACCACGGAGGGCGCCCTCTACCGCTCTGACCTGGTGCAGGGCACTGAGGCTGCCGGAGCGTTAGCTGATGCCGCACAACCCTTCGCCTTCCTAGCTGACGACGCGTTTCCTGAGCTACTTTTCCGACCGGATGGCATCACGGTTGGCACACTGAACCCTCAGTTCCGAGCAGAGATTGACTACCGAACATCCGGGTCCGCCTACCAGGCCTGGGGGCGCGAGGCGGTGAGTGCGACCACCCGACTATTCCAGGCCCTTTCCCAAGAGTCCGTGAACCTCGCCCAACGCATGGTGTACCTGGGTCCCCTGCGCCGCGCTCCAGAGAGGTTCAGTCACCGCAACGCAAACGCGGGCATCTTCGACATGCCGTTTTTCCTGTTGGAGAACCCTTCAGAACGCGAAGAGGTGTCCGCGGCACTCCAGCGCCTCGGGGTGCCGTACGTCCTCGACGTCGTCAACCCCATCCACCCCAAGCACCGCGACACCCTAGGGGATATCGCTTCGGTGGTACTCACCGATACCCGGAGTGGGGTGGATGTGACACCGGCCGACGTCGGATTCGGAATCTCCCAGGTCCTGCCGATCATCACGGAGCTTTCGGCGCGAACCAACAGCGTGATCATGGTTGAGCAGCCTGAGATCCACCTCCACCCAGCCATGCAGGCGGAACTAGCTGACCTCTTGATTGAGTCAACAAATCCTGCGGGTCGGGGCAACCAAATCATCGCCGAGACCCACTCTGAAACCCTCATCATGAGGATCCAACGACGCATTAAGGAGCAGTTGATTACGCCCGAGGACGTCCTCCTCCTCTACGTTGATCAAGCCGAAGGCGGGAACGCCTCCATACGCGAACTCCGCATCGACGAAAGTGGCGAGTTCATCGACCACTGGCCAGGCGGCTTCTTCGATGAGCAGTTCAATGAAATCTTCGGGGACTTGTAG